A region of Bifidobacterium adolescentis ATCC 15703 DNA encodes the following proteins:
- a CDS encoding thiamine-binding protein, with product MTLDRNAEKQEVPVNPETGKPYINTLAAVAISPAGASPEKSTYVAQAVDVIRESGLPNETNAMFTNIEGDIDDVLKVIRDATMKLAGQGYRTDVVIRLDIRPGFEGQIHAKQELVNEILSK from the coding sequence ATGACGCTCGATCGCAACGCAGAAAAGCAGGAAGTGCCCGTCAATCCGGAAACCGGCAAACCGTATATCAACACGCTTGCCGCAGTAGCCATCTCCCCCGCCGGCGCCAGCCCGGAGAAGTCCACGTACGTGGCGCAGGCCGTGGATGTGATCCGTGAATCCGGCCTGCCGAACGAGACGAACGCCATGTTCACCAACATCGAAGGAGACATCGACGATGTGCTCAAGGTGATCCGCGACGCTACCATGAAGCTCGCCGGCCAGGGATACCGCACCGACGTGGTGATCCGTCTCGACATCCGCCCCGGTTTCGAAGGACAGATCCACGCCAAGCAGGAACTGGTAAACGAGATTCTGTCGAAATAA